A stretch of DNA from Methylomicrobium lacus LW14:
TTGCGAGGTAAGCCAGGCAGGTGTTTTTGATGCGGCGACGGCCGATCGCGCCGGCATCGAATTGGCCGGATTCATCGCGGTGATGTTGCAGATAGAGCGCTTCGAGCGATTCGCGCAGCTGTTCCGCGAGCGCTTTCGCGACCGCTTCGCGCGCAAAATGAATCGCCTCGACATCGACCACACGCATTTGCTCGGTCAGATAGAGTTCCGACGGCAGCGTCATCAACAATGAAAAATAGGACAAGTCCTCCCACGGGTGCTCCAGCACCTTTTTATAGGCGTCGATCAGCAGCGGGTTGACGGCCAGTTCTGCGCCGTCCTGATAATCGACGATCAGCCCCGAGATCACCTGCACGGCCAGTTGCTGGCCGGCGTCCCAGCGGTTGAAGGTATCCGGGTCATGGCTGAGCAGGAACGCCAGTTCATCGAGCGGCCGATTCATCGCCAGTTTGACCGGCGCGGAAAAGCCGCGGAGTACAGAAACGACGGGTTCTTCATTGAGGTCCGTCAAGACGAAGGTCTGTTCTGGCTGCGTCAATTGCAGCACGACCTGTTCGGCCGCTTCGCCGTCTTGCAAACGGCAAAGAGCCGGCGAGCCGTCCTTGTTGATCAGGCCGGTCGTGACCGGAATCAAGAGAGGCTCCTTGGCCGGTTGCCCCGGCGTCGGCGGGCAGTATTGCGAGAAGGTCAGAGACAGCGTTTTTTGCGCGGCGTCATAGTGCTGCGCAACGTTGATAACCGGCGTGCCGGCCTGCGCATACCAGCGGCGGAACTGGCTCAAATCGGCGCCGCACGCGGCTTCCATCGCGCTGACGAAATCGTCGCAGGTGACCGCCTGGCCGTCATGGCGTTCGAAATACAGATCGCTGCCTTTCCGGAAGCCTTCCGCGCCGAGCAGCGTGTGCAGCATGCGCACGATTTCGGCGCCTTTTTCATACACGGTCAGCGTATAAAAATTGTTGATTTCGATATAGGCATCGGGCCGGATCGGATGCGCCAGAGGGCCTGCGTCCTCGGCGAACTGGCGGGTGCGCAGCATGTTCACGTCTTCGATGCGCTTGACCGCTTTGGAGGTGCGATCGCCGGTGAATTCCTGGTCGCGGAATACCGTAAAGCCTTCCTTCAGGCTGAGCTGAAACCAGTCGCGGCAGGTGATCCGGTTGCCGGTCCAGTTGTGGAAATACTCATGGCCGATCACGCCCTCGATGTGTTCGTAGTCGGCATCGGTCGCGGTATCGGGCCGCGCCAGCACGAACTTGGTATTGAACACGTTCAGCCCCTTGTTTTCCATCGCGCCCATGTTGAAATGGCTGACCGCGACGATCATGTAGAGGTCCAGATCGTATTCGCGGCCGTAGACGGCTTCGTCCCACGCCATCGCGTTTTTGAGCGACTGCATCGCATGGCCGCATTTATCCAGGTCGTGTTTCTCGACGAAGATTTGCAGCGTGATGTCGCGGCCCGAAACGGTCGTGAAACGGTCTTCGATGCAGTCGAGCTGGCCCGCGACCAGCGCGAACAAATAGCAGGGTTTCTTGAACGGATCCTTCCAGGTCACCCAATGCCGGTTGTCCGGCAAGTCGCCGTGGCCGACCTTGTTGCCGTTCGACAGCAGCACCGGGAAACGGTCCTTGTCGGCGGTGATCGTGGTCGTGAATACGGCCATCACATCGGGCCTGTCCAGGAAATAAGTGATTTTCCTAAAACCTTCGGCCTCGCATTGCGTGCACAGCATGCCGTTCGACAGATACAGGCCTTCGAGCGCGGTATTGGCCTCGGGATCGATCACGTTTTCGATCGTCAGCACGAAACTGCGCTGCTGCGGCACGTCTTGAATGATCAATGAGTCCGGCGTTTGCAGATAGTCTTTGTCGCTCAACTCGTTGTCTTCGTTCAACACAACCCGAATCAGTTGCAGATTTTCGCCGGCCAGGGTCAATGAGGTATCGCTGGAGCGGCTGGCCGGATTCCGGCACAGCGTCAGCCGGGAGACGACGCGCGTGTTGCGCTCGTCCAGCGTGAAATTCAGGTCGACATTCTGAATCAGGTAGTCCGGTACGGTGTAGTCTTTTAAATAAACGGTCCTGGGATTGGCGTCGCGCATGGTTGTACGTTCAAAAAGTGATAAATACCGTGAGTGTAACGAAATCCCCGGCAAACGCAACTTTTTGCGGTGGAGAGTTCTCTCTTGCATTAATCTCCTGCATCATGGCATGCCCATTCTTAAAGTCCGAGGAGAAATACGGCTATAATCAGCCGGCCTATTGGGCTTGTTTATTTCATCTCGGATGGTGCCCATCAGTCGCCTTTTTACACATCGTTTCCATGGATCAACTTAAGAGCTTATCGACGAATCTTCTAAATGGCTTGCGCCTGGCGTGTTTCGGCAAATGCCAGCTTGAATGCTTCATTTTTAACCGCGATCAGTGGCTGCTGCTTCTGGTTGTCGGTCTGCTCTTGGAAATCGGCTCAGGCTACCTGCTGAATCTGCCGAGGCCGGAATTTCAGATTTACGCGTTGCCGGTCTATACCTTCGATCTGGCGTGTTTTTTGATTGCTATTTGGCTGGACGCGAAGATCATCCGGCGCGAACATGTGGCATTGCAGATCGGCATCGTGATTTACAGCCTGGCGCCGGAGTTGATCCTGCTGCAAACGGTGGTGCGCTATATCAATCAGTATGAGTTTGCCGAATGGCCGGATCTTGGGCTGTGGTTCGAGTGCCTGACTGGCGTTTATGCTGTGATTCTGTTTGGCCGCGCGTTGTTTCTGGTTTGCGGCCGGCTGCCTGCGGCCGCGATCAGCGCCGCGCTGGTGCTGCTGTCAACCGGCCCCGGCGAATGGTGGTTTGCCGATTACCGCGATTTTTGGTATTCCCCCGAACAACAGGAAGCACAAGACGGCGAACCTGATGCAAGGTACAAGGCGCTGGATGCCGAAGCGCTGCTGTACCGGCAGCCGGTCCTGCTCGACGACACCCTGAACCGTCTGCGTCCCGAGCGCAAAAAACACGTCGATCTGTTTTATGTCGGTTTTGCGGGGTTTGCGACCGAAGATGTGTTTGCGGTCGAAGCGGACTATATCAAACGCCTTTTCGACGAGCGTTTCGGCACGGCAGGGCATTCGGTGAGTCTGGTCAATCATCTCGATACGCTTGAGGACACGCCGCTGGCGACCGCGACCAATCTTGAGACGACCTTGAAACGCGTCGGCAAGGTCATGAACCGCGATGAAGACGTGCTGTTCTTGTATCTGACCAGTCACGGCAGCAGCGATCATAAGCTGGCGGTCGAGTTTTGGCCGCTGCCGTTGAACGACCTGACGCCCGAACGGCTGAAGGCGATGCTCGATAAGGCCGGCATCAAATGGCGCGTGATCGTGGTGTCGGCCTGTTATTCCGGCGGCTTTGTCGATGCGCTGAAAGGGCCGAACACGCTGGTCGCGACCGCCGCGGCTGCCAACCGCACTTCGTTCGGCTGCGGCTCCGAATCGGATTTCACCTATTTCGGCGAAGCGGTATTCAAGGAACAGTTGCAGAATCGGTTTTCGTTGATCTCGGCATTCAAGGACGCCGCGGTTTCGATTGCCAAACGCGAGCAGCAGGAGCAACTGGAAGCGTCCAAGCCGCAATTGTCGGTCGGTCCATCGATAGCGCCGCATCTTGCAGCGCTCGAAAAATCGCTAACCCGACATCAATGCGAAGCCGAGCGGGGCAAGGGGAAGGCGTGCTGAATGCGCGAACTGGCGTCGA
This window harbors:
- the pepN gene encoding aminopeptidase N, producing the protein MRDANPRTVYLKDYTVPDYLIQNVDLNFTLDERNTRVVSRLTLCRNPASRSSDTSLTLAGENLQLIRVVLNEDNELSDKDYLQTPDSLIIQDVPQQRSFVLTIENVIDPEANTALEGLYLSNGMLCTQCEAEGFRKITYFLDRPDVMAVFTTTITADKDRFPVLLSNGNKVGHGDLPDNRHWVTWKDPFKKPCYLFALVAGQLDCIEDRFTTVSGRDITLQIFVEKHDLDKCGHAMQSLKNAMAWDEAVYGREYDLDLYMIVAVSHFNMGAMENKGLNVFNTKFVLARPDTATDADYEHIEGVIGHEYFHNWTGNRITCRDWFQLSLKEGFTVFRDQEFTGDRTSKAVKRIEDVNMLRTRQFAEDAGPLAHPIRPDAYIEINNFYTLTVYEKGAEIVRMLHTLLGAEGFRKGSDLYFERHDGQAVTCDDFVSAMEAACGADLSQFRRWYAQAGTPVINVAQHYDAAQKTLSLTFSQYCPPTPGQPAKEPLLIPVTTGLINKDGSPALCRLQDGEAAEQVVLQLTQPEQTFVLTDLNEEPVVSVLRGFSAPVKLAMNRPLDELAFLLSHDPDTFNRWDAGQQLAVQVISGLIVDYQDGAELAVNPLLIDAYKKVLEHPWEDLSYFSLLMTLPSELYLTEQMRVVDVEAIHFAREAVAKALAEQLRESLEALYLQHHRDESGQFDAGAIGRRRIKNTCLAYLARLDADWVQHWSLQQFNNAKNMTDQLSALTVIVDHPHPASQQCLDSFYHQWRHEALVIDKWFTTQATSPLPGTYAKVLDLLDHPAFDIKNPNRVRSLIGAFSQSNPLHFHAASGQGYQFLADRIIELNSLNPQVASRMVGALTSWRRYDEKRQGLMKAQLERIISTPAISKDVYEVAVKSLA
- a CDS encoding C13 family peptidase produces the protein MDQLKSLSTNLLNGLRLACFGKCQLECFIFNRDQWLLLLVVGLLLEIGSGYLLNLPRPEFQIYALPVYTFDLACFLIAIWLDAKIIRREHVALQIGIVIYSLAPELILLQTVVRYINQYEFAEWPDLGLWFECLTGVYAVILFGRALFLVCGRLPAAAISAALVLLSTGPGEWWFADYRDFWYSPEQQEAQDGEPDARYKALDAEALLYRQPVLLDDTLNRLRPERKKHVDLFYVGFAGFATEDVFAVEADYIKRLFDERFGTAGHSVSLVNHLDTLEDTPLATATNLETTLKRVGKVMNRDEDVLFLYLTSHGSSDHKLAVEFWPLPLNDLTPERLKAMLDKAGIKWRVIVVSACYSGGFVDALKGPNTLVATAAAANRTSFGCGSESDFTYFGEAVFKEQLQNRFSLISAFKDAAVSIAKREQQEQLEASKPQLSVGPSIAPHLAALEKSLTRHQCEAERGKGKAC